The Vigna angularis cultivar LongXiaoDou No.4 chromosome 9, ASM1680809v1, whole genome shotgun sequence DNA window CTTAGTAGTTAAGTACTTCTCCAATACACACAATTTgcctacaaatttgaggaattGATGatgaaaacttaaatataaagcttaagctagacttattcacaaacttagataaaaagggaggattaaacatgtttcaagcttcaaaagggtagatttggtacgaaaattggttcaaagataatggtaaaaattaccgttatcagAATTCATGTTGGAATTTAAGAGTATTAGAGACAATTTTTAGATTCATGAAGAGTTAAAattattcatgaagagttactACTAATGAAgagttataatattattcatgaAGAATTACAACTAATGAACGGTTACAACCAATAAAGAGTTACAATTgttcatgaagagttacaaaaagttacaatcatttataaaaaaaatgtaactaatCAGAATCTGGTATCTCTTGGATTTGAAAGATGTCTGATCAACATCTACATAAAGGGATCTTGTGATTTATTGATGGTGAGAGACTTTTTAACACACAAATCAATTCGTgagaattttattcttgtttgacGTTAATATTTAGAATGAGTATTATCgttgtatttcttctttgtatctCAAAAGCAAATTTTGTGATCCCTTTCACTCATATAAGGGACAAAATATTGCTTTTAAGAAAGTGTCTATTCACGCCTAGAAGAGTATATAAAGTTTACAttgttgttcatcttgtttCTCTAAGTTCTTGAAAAATTGTTCCAACAGTATAAAAGCAATATCTTCTCTAAGATGACAACAATTTTTGAGATGTCTGCAAACTTTCACACAATAGACAAGTTTGAAGGCGTTTGTTTCCGACAATGGCAAAAGAAGATGCATTTCCTTCTCTCGGCTCTAAACGTGGCATATGTTCTAAGTTTTCTCCAACAAAAAAGGAACAAATGGGAGAATGATGATTATGTATGTCGTGGTCACATTCTGAATGATATGTTTGATCCTTTATTTGACATATATCAATATGTTGATTCTGCAAATACATTTCTGAAGTTGCATGAAGCGAGAAATTCCTGGttagtaattttaataattacaaaatgatTGATGCTAGACAAATAATGGAACAATTTTATGAAATCCAAAGAATCATAGGAagtttcaagaaaaataatattgcaATGGATATATTCCATGTTTCTTCTATAATTGACAAATTAGCACCAAATTGGAAAGATGTTAGAAATTCAACAATTATGCATGCTCTCTTGTTTCAACCCTTATGGACCCTAGTTGCAAGATATTACCTAATGATGGTAACGTAGTTTCAGAACTGGAATATGCAAGGGTAATATGATGTTTAATGTATTCAATGACAAGTACAAGGCCATATATTACTTTTGCGGTAAGCAAATTGAGTAGATATACTAGTAACCCTAGTCTATCACATTGGCAAGCAATACATCAAGTACTtaagtatttaaagaaaactattAATTATGGATTAACATATAGTGGTTATCCTTCAGTTTTTGAAGGATATTTTGATGCAAGTTGGATTACAAATGCCGAAGCTCACTCTTCAACTAATGGTTGGATTTTCCTCCTTGGGGAGGTGCAATTTCTTGGTCGTCCAAGAAACAAACTTGTATTATAGATTCCACTATGGCTTCAAAGTTTATAGCTCTAGCCTCGGCAGGAAAGGAAGCCGAATGGTTGAGGAATCTCATGTTTGAAATACTATTGTTACCAAAACCAATATCATCAACAACAATACATTGTGACAATGCTGCAACATTGGCAAATGCTTATAGTCAAGTATACAATGACAAATCAAGACATATTGGTGTGAGACATAGTTATGTCCAAGGACTCATCAAAGATGGTATTATTACAGTAGATTTCGTACGAACAAAGTTTAATTTGGCTAATGATTTACTAAGCCATTGGCTAAAGATTCAATTTCCAGAATGACAATTGAAATAGGAATGAAGCCCACGATTAATCATAAGTAAGGGAATCTTAACTTAACGCCTAATATGACATTGAGTCTTAAGTTCAATAAGATTAAATAtcttatttgatgattgaaagcataaataattatttcaagagTGCTTTAGATTGTGATGCTTAGGAGGTTGACTAATTCTTAATTGATTTcttgaatttatgttttgtcACAAAAACATGTTTACCTAAGTAATCAACCTATGTAAGTGCGAAGTTTGGCCGCTTTAAGAGGTCAAGGGGGCATGACTTTGTTGCAGTTATGAATAGATTTGGACGCATGACCCTATTGTGTCAAGTATAACAAGAATATGTAATTTATCTTATATGTAGAGTATCTTCAAGACTTCATTATGTATTATGTTGGTTCAATTGTTTTGACACCAATAAAATACGAATTCCTAATATGTGTACTTTACTAAGTGAAAGTTCAAGTCTATGTACACTTTCATTTATGTGTAAGGTTGCaattattaaattgatgtttgtgTTAAGTAATTATACAATACTCTCATATGGTAAAGGATTGTTGGAATTTAAGAGTATTAGAGAAAATTTTcagattcatgaagagttacaaccaATGAAGAGTTAAAATTATTCATGTATAGTtaccattcatgaaaagttacaatAATTTATGAAGAAATGTAACTAACCAGAATCTGATATCTCTTGGATTTGAAAGATGTCTGATCAACATCTATATAAAGGGATCATGTGATTTGTTAATGATTAGAGACTTTTTGTTTATATTCTGTCATTTACTTAACACACAAATCAATTCGTGAGgattttattcttgtttgacGTTAATACTAAGAGTGAGTATTGTCgttgtatttcttctttgtatctCAAAAGCAGATTTCGTGATCCGGTTCACTCTTATAAGGGACAAAATATTGCTTTTAAGAAAGTGTTTATTCACGCCTAGAAGATTTATATCAACTTTGCAttgttgttcatcttgtttTCCTAAGTTCTTCCAACAATTCAAATACAAGGGTCGAAGTTTAAAAGAAGAACCTAGAGACTCGAGAAAAAACCTTACTTTTTTATGAACTAAAATTTGTCTTTACAAATAAGATAACCCCTTATTTATAGCTTGAGGTAAAGTACCTTAAAATTAGGTCAAATTAAAGATGAATTAACTTCTAATTATAATCATTAATCAAAGACACACAAAATAACATGTCGTGCTTTTTAGGTGTGTTGATCTCGCTACACGCCATTCCTAGCACTAGGTGCCACTTCTAGTGGCAACAACTAGATAGCCTCTAACTCAAGGTGACCTTGGACCTTCTTCAATAGCTTTAGGTTGTTAAGAAAAAAACGgtctataaaaataatatgtctAAACGTTCTCATGTTTTGAAgcttaatcaaataacattaaacgagataaaaatctaaaaatactATAGCGAGAAGAATAGGGTAAGAAACATAAGTGTTAGGCTCAAAATCTCCAATCATCTAGTAACATAGGAAAACCTTAAAAAAACACTTAGAGATATATGAAACATAAAACAACTAAGTTAAAACATTAAGAAACAACGCTAAACGTCTTTCAAGTCAAAGGGTCTATGAGAGTTACACTActggaaaaataattatttccgATGgctaattaccgaaggccttgtggccttcggtaaatgtattttaccgaaggcttttccGAAGGCTTGTGTAGTATCACTTTACCGAAGGGTAATGGCCGTCTGTAATGCACAGGAGTGATTACCGAAGGTAGATGACCTTCGGTAAGTGAATGATGTATatgaaattagaaagtgacatatTTCCCTCCCCTCATTTCGCGAAAACCCCTTCTTCCCCAATATTGAGATTCTGTGCCCTTCCTCCCTCGACGAACTAACTGTGCCGCGTGTGCAGACTACTTCCCACCCTAACCATAATTGGGATACGATTCTTCCCCAGTCCTCCATTATAGGTGAAGTCTCCCATTCTCccatctcattttcttttcctgttacTGTTTTCGAGAAGGCGTCAGTGGTGGAACCTTTCTTCTTGTAGCGTTTTGCAGTGTTCTGAGCTGAGGAAGGTGGTGGGTGGTTCAGTTGAAGGCTACCATTGTGGAGGGAAGATATTTGAGGAGGCGGCGTAGATGAGGCGGCGCAACCAGGGGAGTGTCGCTCTGTGACAAGGTCTTCCACTACCGCTTCAGAGGCTATTGAAGGGGCTACCATCGAGGTAAGTTGTCATTTTCATTGATGAACTATAAAAGCTAAGAAGAATGTGTTCTGACTTTGTTCAATGTATACTCAGAATTAGTTTGTgcaatatgattttttatagaaaatattgttcaaagtagtcattttgaTTGCTAATGTATGTTGATTATGAAAACTGATAACAAATACTGGATCAGAGTAAAAAGCTACTGGTACACCTAAAAAGCCAATTTCAATAAGTATAACTAGTGAAATACTCAAGATAACATTAAAGCTGAGTCTTGTTTCACAATTTGGTGTGTCTGTCTCTGTTGAAGCATCTGAAGGTTCGTTATAGAGCATGACCTAACCATGTCACTTGGTAAGGGAATCACGGGAAGGATATCACAGTTGCATATCTCAATCATGAACCCATCTGGGTCATGAAAAAACAACTTATCCACTTTGATCCCGCCTTCTTCCACCGTTCCACGCGCGTATTCTATCTCCATTTCCTCAAGCTTCTTCTCCACTGCTCCCATGCTTTCACACTGttttcattcatcacaaaaaccAAACAAACCATGTCAGTTTCCTTTTGTTCAGTCATTTTGTCAAACACACTGTAATTAATTTCAAGTAATGCTATGAAACAAATTTCATTTCACACTGAAACCTTGCCTGGAATGATATGTGATTATCTTTCggattaatttctttctttcttagaATGTTGCTGGGGTCCTCTACTTGAAGCAAGTGAATTCCAATTCCATATCCGAATAGCCTGTACAACAATGACTAAGAAGGAACAGAGTGAGGAGAATTTACCCcagaagaaaataacataaaaaagtttgattcatttttttgacatttttgttCAACTGTGTTGATGTGTCCCTTTCTAGCTAGGGTGAGACAGGAAGGATAATGAGAGTTTGTTTTCTTGGGATTCAAAAAATGAACCCACTATTCCTGCTTGGATATGGACACTCTGCCCTCTTAAATTATGATGTCAGGTTCTGCTGACATTCTTTTCCTATCAAACTGCAAAATATTTTGGTTTCATTTTAAACCGTGAATGCTATTGTTTCTTTAGGTTTTCGTACATATCAGTTCTTGGCTTGCATTTTTATCTCCATGTATCTTTCTTCCTTAAGGATTATTCAGCATGCTGGATTTAACAATCATCAACATTAATCACCTTGTTCTGTTGTTGGATACATATAATATGCTCAAAATTTGTTCAAAAGTGAATTATTTAATGTCATTTGATTAACATATTACTAATTTGCATTAACTTGTTCTGGTTTAACATCTGACTTTTTTTACTGATATAAATAGTTAGCATCCCTTCTTCCCAAACCCAATCCACAAGCTGCATGATACAAATGAATTgaatatgaagaaaataaatatagatttcAAAGACTGAACGAATATAGTAATGCTgagatgttaaaaaaaattcaatcatgGTGTTTGAAACTATATTATTCACACTGTGTTAACTTTCTTATTAAGAAGTTTTTAACAGCTCTATATATACACAAGGTGAGAATCTAGATGagttaatttcataattatgtCTACTGAAAAAACTGTTAGCTAGCTGCTGAGatatattaatgatttaaattctGACTTTTGACCATTGAATTTACTGTACAAGTTTTTAACCATTCCTTATTCGTCAAACCTGTGTGTATCAATCCAATAAACAATTACTTTTATGGGATGCTCTACCATTCTGATTTTTTACCCAGCTGGGAAATCACAGGTTTTGTTTTCACCcatttgaacttttttttagtttctgttttagtttatttttggacactattttattttattttattggaagAAACAAATTCTAGGACCTTCTGTCCCATGAACAAGAGAATGTACTCACATGAATTTTTAGAGAAACACAGTTCATTTACATCAGAAATCTACAAATGAGAATATACTCAGAGGTGTAGCTTGTATGATAGAGGAACTTAATTGtgttattcttaattttattctaattcaaaaaattattaagttgtttccaattaaattttgaataatgggtttttaaattttattttaatgataaccttttataaaatataaaaacttataaacCCTAATGTAAATGATTCTCCTGATTTATGTAAAGTTTtagataatttatatattaacactatatattataagaaaccaataataaaatatgtttatatagtatgttttattaaataaaataaaatgagtgaatatatatttttttaatttacatagGAATAATTGAGCCCTGCCCTACAGTGTAAGGTCAATCTCAGATGGGGTTCTCATTAAATGTTCTTTCTCACTCCTCATATTTCTCACACCTAATCAAAAACACATCACCAACAAcctaaataaaacttaaaactttttttaaggaaaaaaaaacctCTCATTTCATAACATGTTTTATCTCATTTTATACATCTCATCTTTTACAACGGTTACTGTGTATATTAATGGTTGTTTCTgcataaaaaacataataaatttaaacattaatGGGTTTTtctgcataaaaaaaaacaaagggtTGTGTTGGGGACCAGTAAATGTTTACCGTGGGTGTAGTACTGAGGCACTGACCAATTTTGGATTTCTGGAGTAGTGTCTAAACAGTGTGGGGTATTTTAATTCCCAAACTCAGTGCTCTACTTGATAACCTTTTGCTGCCTGATTCCAAAGATCGTGAAGTCATCATGAAATTTTAACGCCATGCCTCATGGTGGAAGTAAATTTACATGTTCGGATTggttattgatttgagttaagTTCATATGTAtgtgtttttgtgatttggttatgaaaataattgtatGTTCTTTATGGTGCTATAATGTTGAGATTGATTTCTAAGAGAAGAGTACCGTGTGAATTCCATTGTTAGATATATAGTACCAATTTGATCATTCGATGTAAAAGACAATTTTTTGTGTTAGTGTAAGGATAATTCAAttacaaaatatcattatatatacaTCTAAGTTAAACACTAGACACTGTAACTTGTCACAGTCAAggactttgttttcttatttggaTTTAGTGAAACTAGACATATGTATTCATAAG harbors:
- the LOC108346725 gene encoding glyoxylase I 4-like → MTKQIYHTAPEFNKPNSLNFDNFWLFGYGIGIHLLQVEDPSNILRKKEINPKDNHISFQCESMGAVEKKLEEMEIEYARGTVEEGGIKVDKLFFHDPDGFMIEICNCDILPVIPLPSDMVRSCSITNLQMLQQRQTHQIVKQDSALMLS